CATAAGTTAAATTTGCAAGTCTAAAGACTATGAAACCGTTCTCAATGACTCCCTTGACACCTGAGGGACTTTTCTGTGGGGTGTTGGCGAAGTAGCTCAGAATCTCGGTTCTATTACATTTTGTGCGCTCTGTCCCGTTCTGAAATTCAAGTCTTGTGCAGTTCCATATGAGAGAGGCACAACCATCGAAGCGATAAACTCTCATTTCGGTTTTTTTGGCGGTGAGTGTAAGGTTCTTTGTCTCCCCGTTGATCGTCATGGTGACGTTTTTGTAGGGAACTACCATCTGCTTGCGCTGGAGAATGTAAAAAGTCCCGTTAATCTCGGCCACTACTGATGGTTCGCCGAGTAGAGGATTACTTTTTCCTAAAAACAGCAAGTCGCTTCCATTGAAAAGATAGTAAAGGTCGTACTCCCCATCGGGCATGTTACGCCTAAGTGTTTCTTCCCCCGCAACCCTCTCGCATATCCATTCAGAATGGTGCACAATAATAAATGCATATCCATTGCTGGGTAGGATTGAGGTTATTGAATAGGTTTCATAAGGCTCACAAGTCTCACCAGAAACTAATGGAAAAATAAGTAGCAAAACTAAAAACGAGATTTTAAAAGAGTTATACATAATTATCCCCCAATCTTCTAGTAAATCCCTCCATTTCACTAATGACATTCAGGTCAATGCTGAAATAGTATGCTCTGTTCGGATATAAACTTCCCAAGATATCCTTCTGCACTTTGGTGTAGTGGTATGCTATGATTTTAGCTTCAGTTGTGTACTGGCTTAAGCATTCTGGACTAAATGTTGGGGCACAATATTCAATAAGAGATATTCTAAAGTTTTCTTCTAGGTGCGTATGATTGATATAGTAAAAGAGCAAACTCTGATCGACTTCCATTTCTATGTAGATGTTGAACGCATCGTTCTCATTCTTTAGATTTTCAAGTTTTGTCAGCCACTCCTTAAAAATCTCATATGTGTAAGGTATGTAGTCGTTAGTTCCCCTTGCAATAGCACCTCTTTGGTAGTAATTTGGTTGTACAAAAATGTAGTCAAAGAGCCTTGACAGACTGAAAATATTAGTTTTTTCCAGTACCAATGTGCAGGCGGAAGGTATCCATATAAACTTCTTGTTTAAGTTTCTCGCATAAGTCGATATCTCTTCAATGTCTTCCTCATATACTGTCCCATCGCTCACTTGCCATACATCCTCTAGGCTCCAGTAAAAGCCCTTTAAATTTCCTCCAGTCGAGTTTAAAACTCCATCAATCCACCCTTTCCAGTAGGACACCCCCTGACACCCTTGCTGGAAACGTTTGTGTTATTCAATACAGGGATAGAAGCGAAGTAGTCAATAAAACCTTCAAAGTGTCTGTTTAACCAGCTTCCAAATTTGTTTCCATCGTAATACCCATCATCATATGAATATCCTCTCTGAGGAGTATTCCGACCTTCTCCGTTATCAAGTATCACTGCATAATCAAATCCTAACTTTTTGAAATCATCAACAGTTGCAGAAATACCCTGCCAATTCTTGTCCCTTCCATTTATCATTCTCGATTCATACTTCAAACCATTCCATCTAATCCACCAAAGGCCAAGTGTTGCCATTTGGCATCGCTAATATTTGCTACTCATGACAGTATAAAAATATTTTGAACAAAAAAGTGATACTGTTAGGATAAGCTGTGGGGCGTCAGATTTAAGTTATCAGCAATACTTCAGGAAAAGAAGGGGAACGTGAAGGCTGAAACCATTATTTACTGCTTGTTTTCAGCCTTAAAACCCTTTCGTCACAACAAAATTCCAGCGGAAAAGAAAATCAGGGCAGTAGAATTATTGCAGGGCCTCAGTTACCGGCAAGTCTCCAAGATACTAGAAATCAGCCACACAAGAGCCGAAACAGTTCAAAAACTAGCGGAAGCAATTTACAAGCCAAAAATCCTCACAGTGAGGAAACAGAGGAATTTTATCGCAGTTGATGAGACTGTAATAAAAATCAATGGACAGAAAAGATTTCTCTGGGCTGCGATTGATGTTGAAAGCGAAGAAATCCTCGCAGTCTGGATTACAGCCACCAGAAACTGGTGGGTTGCTAGGGAGTTTATTCTGGTTGTTTTAAAGTCCTGTGAAGGGCGGCCTGTTTTTCTGGTTGATAATGCTAGGGTACAAGTCTGCTTTTAAATCCCTTGGGCTGGCTTATGTTCACGTAACTTTCGGGCCAAGGAATAGTATTGAGCGCTGGTTTAGGACTGTGAAGGAGCGGACAAAGCGTTTCTGGAATAATTTAGGAGTAGCGATTGGAGGGGGGTTCAGAGGTTTGTTTTTCTGTTTGCCTTCTGGTATAATTTTGTCAGGATTCATTCTCGGTTTAATGCTCCGCCTGGAAACATCGCTGAATGGGTTCAGGAGGGGATACCCAAGTTATCCTAACAGTATGGATTGGTGGTTGTTGTGAATTTTCAGGAGGAAATCTTGCTCATAAAATCCGAGATTTACCCAATAATCAGCGAACGAGTGTTAGTTTGAGGGGTTTGACTGTCAGGATTTTAGGAGCAATTCTGGCCGTGAATCTGGATAGATTATACAACTTCACAGGTGGTGGGAATTAGGATACAACTTATAATTATTAACTACAAGTTTACGAAAAAATTAAATATAATCAAAACTTAAGTAAATTTGCTGAGGTAACAATGAAGCAGATAAAGAAGGTGATTAGAGATTGAAGAAAGGAGGTATATCCCTCCAGTAATTAGTAGAGATATCGACAGAATTGGACCTATTTGTGCCCCAGAAGCCCATTGGAAAAGTGGCACTTTTACGAATGAATACATACCCCCACAATAACAAGGGAACCCGATAGAATTGGACCTATATGCGCTCCAGAGGCCCATTGGAAGTCAGGAGGAATTAATTGACTACCTATCTTAGTTTTTGTTTTTAACTATATCTCCCCTCTCGTCGCTATATCTTTGGAAGTCAATTGAAAAAGTAACTGAGGGAAGCCCCTATGCGGAAAGACATACCATCACTTGATATCGTGGAGATAGACTTAACAAATAAATGTAATTTCATGTGTCGTCATTGTCGTGCTAATGCCAAAAATAAAGAGTATCACGAATTGGAGTATAATTTGTTACTCAAAACTATTGATGAACTAATAGACATGGATGTCCCAACAATAGTCCTTGCAGGAGGAGAACCATTACTTTATCCAAAAATTATCGAATTTGTGAATTACATAGTCTCTAATGGTAGTGAAGCGCATGTAACTACCAACGGATATTTCCATAGCACTTTGCAGGCTTTAATAGACAATGTGGAAAATCCAGAGCTTCTTAGAGTTGCTGTAAGCATTTACGGTCCAGAGAGATATCATGATGAAGTTCTGTGATGTGCAAGGGGCATACAATAAAGCTATTAAATCTCTTGAGCTTTGCATTGAACATGGAATAATAACGACAGTGAACTTCACAATAACTGGGGAAAACATAAGATATGTTTTTGATTACTTAAATATGGCAGAAAACATGAAGGCAAATGTATTCAAAGTTAGAACTCCAAACCCAATTGGGAGAGCAACCATAAGTAAAAACATCTTATTGAGTACAGATGAATGGTTCAATATTTTATCGAAATTAGTCAATGAAAAAGAAAAAAGAAACATTGAGATAGAATTTGCAGACCCCCTGTGGGGGAGATTTGACAAAGAACTTATCAGTACATTAAAACCAAGATACTGCCTAAAGGTATAAAAATTATTGCTGGGTGCACAGCAGGTATTTCTTCCCTATATATAAGTTCTGATGGCTCTGTTAGACTTGTGCATACTTCCCATACAACTTGGGATCCATAAAAGAAACTACCATATCTATGCTATGGGAAGAACACCCTTTACTCAACTCACTAAGAAAAAGAGAATTACATGGGGAATGCGGAGAATGCGCACTAAAGAGCATTTGTGGGGGATGTAGAGGAAGAACCTTCTGTTTAACTGGTGATCCAATGGCTTCGGATCCATATTGTATGAGACCAGTGCAACTTTAAAACAGCCAGGGGGTATGGAATTTGGAGTGGATATATAGTAAAAAACCCAAAGTGGTAGAGGGAATTATAGCGATTGAGGAAGAGGGGAAAATGAAATTGTTCAACCCTACAACCGGCAAAAAGCACGTATTGAACACTACTGGAAAGTACATATTTCAATTATGTGATGGAGAGAAAACTGTGGAGGATATATGGAAACTAGTTGTACGGGACTTCAATTGTTCAAATATCAAAAAAGTGAAAGAAGATGTTTGCAGATTCTTATACTTGCTGGCGAAGAGGGGATACATTGAATTCAAAGAATAGGTGGGTGTTAAATGGGGACATATCTCTTCCCTGAAATAGAAATAACAACGGCATGCAATCTCCAATGTAGGCATTGTAGGGTACCTATAACATCCTCCAATTTTATGAGTCTTAGTCTATTCAAAAAAATTGTCCAGAATCTTGTGAAGATGGATATTCCATATTTAACACTAAGTGGTGGCGAACCACTTTTACATCCAAATTTGTTTCAATTTTTAGATATCTGTTTTAAGAATGATATAGAGCAAGTAGGTATTATGACAAATGCTATATTACTAAATGATAATATATTAAACAAACTGGAGAAATATAAATGGTATGGGGAAGTTTGCATAGGCACCAGTATTGATGGATTTCAAGAGGTTCATGATTGGTATCGAAATAAAAGAGGAGCATTCAACAAAACACTAGAGTCCGTGAAAAAGCTTGTGCAGAGGGATTTCGAGGTTGGCATTAATGTCACCATCCATAAAAGAAATTTTCGTACCATTTATGAACTGTTAGAGTTACTTAGTACTCTAAACATAGCGACTATAAGAATACGCCCAGTTTTGCCCGTAGGAAAAGCAGAAAATAATAAGGATATCCTCCTAAACAAAGATGAGTTAGTTGATGTGGCACAGCAGTTAAAACTGTTCATAAAAAGAAACAAGAACAAGCCAGCAATAAGAATAGTTGATCCTGTTTTGTATACTTTGGTTTATCTCAAAGGGCGAAAACCTCCTAAAAACGTCCTTAATGGATGTAGCGCTGGAGTATTTCAAGTCTATATAGATATCTCTGGAAATATAAAGCCCTGTCCTTTTTTGAACAATAGCGTAGGGAATATAATGGTCCAAAATATTGAGGAAATTACAAACAAGGGTATCGCTAAGAAACGAGACCGACTAGTCGGAAAATGTGGCAGATGTGTATACAAGTACGCATGCGGGGGTTGTAGAGCAAGAGCCTTAATTTATTCAGGAAACATCTGGGGAAGTGATCCACTATGTCCATTAGAGATTTAGTGAACCTCTCAAAATACTCCAAGATAACATTGTTGTTAGCAACAATAGTATCACTCGGTAAAAGTATAATTGATCCCGTTTATATAGCATTCTTAGCATCAAGAGCAATCTCCAAAGAGCAGATTGGATTGCTCTTGACAATTTATTTTGTTTGCCTTTCAATATTCGACTTCCCTACTGGTGCCATCGCAGATAAATGGGGAAGAAAGAGGACTTATCTCTCAGGTGTTGGAATGTATGGAAGTGGATTAGTTCTATACGGCACGTCGACAAAATTTGAATTATTTGCAATTTCCGAAATTCTGTTAGCACTGGGTTCCGCATTTATGAGTGGCTCTTTAATTGCTTGGTACTATTCCTCTCTTGAAAAACATGGATTAACAGAAGAAGCTAAAAGCATATTCGGACTGGTTAATGCAAGCAGGACTATTTGTGGAGTTCTAGCAGGATTACTTGCGTACCCACTGGTGTCATTTGATATAGCGTATCCATTCCTTATTGGTGGGATAATTATGTTTGTAGCCACTGGTTTGGGCTTAGTGGTAATGGAGGAGAATCATGGGAATAACGAGGGGAATACATCTTTTTATCGTATTATGAAAAATGCCCTCAGGATTTCAATTCATAGGAAAAACATCCGCTATTTACTCCTCGGTGATGCAATATTCTCTTTTGCACTAATCTATTATATATACTCTTGGCAATTACTTTTTATTGATGAGCTTAAGATACCTGCCAGAATGCTTGGGATTTTGTATATAATTGGGATTTTTGGATCACTCTTTGGAAATCTCCTTTCAGGATTTTTATTGAAGAAGAGCAACAACTTTAAAGTCAGTATCCTTAGCCAATCATTGATACTCGCATCGTATATTGGTTTTGCACTTTCTCAGTCACTATTGCTTGCGATTCTCTGCGTTTTCACATACAATGTTGGATTTGGTACATACGGCCCTGCATTCAGTATCTGGCTTAATGAAATTATCCCAGATGACGCCAGAAGCTCAGTGTTATCCCTAAACAGTTCATTAGCTTCAATAGTTGCAGCAGTTGGAAGTAGTTTCTCAGGATTCATAGCAGCAAGTTACGGCATTAAGTTAGGATTCCTTATTCTGACACTACCATTAACCTTTGCAATAATGTTATTTTATATTTCTAGTAGATGACCCTAGTTCCCACCACCCGTGAAGTTGTATAATCTATCCAGATTCACGGCCAGAATCGCCCCTAAAATCCTGACAGCCAAACCCCTCAAACTAACACTCCTGCCCGGCTTCAGAAGAAACTCAGAAAACTTCGAAAACAGAGTCTCAATCCGCCTGCGAAAATCAGACAGGTACTTGTAAAACTTCCTCGCCCCCAGACTACTAATCTGATTCTCCCGCTTTACCGGCGTGTAAACAACGCCAAACTTCAGGAATTCCTCTTCCAACTCCCTGCTGACATACCCCTTATCCAGAAACAGAAAACAGCCAGTAAACTTCTCAACAATTACCCAGAATTTCCCCCTGACAACGCTCACATCATAAAAGCAGGGATCAACAGACAGCAAAGCCAGCAAATTTCCATCAGAGTAACAAGTCAGCTTGTACCCATAGTAGAACTTTTTTTAGAGGGAACAAACTCAACCGCGGGCTTTTCAGAGATGACTTCTGAAGAACCTACCTTCCCTTTCCTGTTTTTTCTGGCCAGCTCTTTAGTCTCAAATGGCTTTGAGTCGATTATTCTGACGTATTCCCTGGCGTGTTTTCTGAATAATTCTTCCTGAGTTATGATGGAGTTTTTCGTGCCTGTTCAAGCGTTCTGTCAGTTTGTTGTATCTGATTTTTGGGAAGGATTTCCTCGATCTAGGATTCTGCAAGCGTGCTTTGATTCGGTTAAAGTGCAAGCCGGTGTTGCGCGTTACATGTGAGGATGATTACTTCCCTGCGGGTGTTTTTCGGGTAGTGTTTGCTGACTATCGGGTAGATTTCGGATTTTATGATCAGAATTTCCTTCTGGAAGCCCATAACAATCCCCAATCAATCAAAAAAGTTAAATGCATATAAATCTAACGACCCGATGGGAACTAGGGTTATTGTTTTCTCTTTGAGAACTTTACCTCCCCATTGACAAAGAACGTTCCTAAGTTGCCGGAAGAACTGGGCCTCTTAACACTGCAAGATGTTGACATTTTTATGTAAATAGACCACCATATCACCCTCATGGTAGCCAGAAACTTTAAAAATACTCTTAACTTTAGTTATTTTGGTGACCCTTAATGAGAAGGATTTTAAAAATGCTCGGCATACTAATATTGACAGCACTCCTAATAGGAACAGGCGTATCAGCTGAATGGATGCCACCCGAAGGGGGAATGAGAGTAGTATTGACGGACGAGAACGGAAAGATGCTGAGGGGCTTTTCAGGAGACTACGAAATCCAGCTTCAGATTGACGTTGCCACGCCCTCTGGTATTAAGACCCTCGGTCACTACCGGATCAAGCGCTCTGGGTTTTGGAAGTTTGACATGACGAGGAGTGTCGTGAAAGTTGAGGGCATTAAGAGGTTCCTACCCAGCATAAGCGAGGAGAGGCGCTACGGAATCAGGGTCTCAGTATGGGTGATAGACAGGGAAAAAGGCCAGCTTTACAGGGGGATCGGCTCGGACTTTATCTCGGCGGAAGATCTAAGGGGAGCTACCAAAAGGGTTGCAGTTACACTACTGGAGAAG
The Thermococcus sp. 2319x1 DNA segment above includes these coding regions:
- a CDS encoding DUF4855 domain-containing protein; amino-acid sequence: MSYWKGWIDGVLNSTGGNLKGFYWSLEDVWQVSDGTVYEEDIEEISTYARNLNKKFIWIPSACTLVLEKTNIFSLSRLFDYIFVQPNYYQRGAIARGTNDYIPYTYEIFKEWLTKLENLKNENDAFNIYIEMEVDQSLLFYYINHTHLEENFRISLIEYCAPTFSPECLSQYTTEAKIIAYHYTKVQKDILGSLYPNRAYYFSIDLNVISEMEGFTRRLGDNYV
- a CDS encoding radical SAM protein; translation: MRKDIPSLDIVEIDLTNKCNFMCRHCRANAKNKEYHELEYNLLLKTIDELIDMDVPTIVLAGGEPLLYPKIIEFVNYIVSNGSEAHVTTNGYFHSTLQALIDNVENPELLRVAVSIYGPERYHDEVL
- a CDS encoding radical SAM protein, with the protein product MKFCDVQGAYNKAIKSLELCIEHGIITTVNFTITGENIRYVFDYLNMAENMKANVFKVRTPNPIGRATISKNILLSTDEWFNILSKLVNEKEKRNIEIEFADPLWGRFDKELISTLKPRYCLKV
- a CDS encoding PqqD family protein, with the translated sequence MEWIYSKKPKVVEGIIAIEEEGKMKLFNPTTGKKHVLNTTGKYIFQLCDGEKTVEDIWKLVVRDFNCSNIKKVKEDVCRFLYLLAKRGYIEFKE
- a CDS encoding radical SAM/SPASM domain-containing protein; the encoded protein is MGTYLFPEIEITTACNLQCRHCRVPITSSNFMSLSLFKKIVQNLVKMDIPYLTLSGGEPLLHPNLFQFLDICFKNDIEQVGIMTNAILLNDNILNKLEKYKWYGEVCIGTSIDGFQEVHDWYRNKRGAFNKTLESVKKLVQRDFEVGINVTIHKRNFRTIYELLELLSTLNIATIRIRPVLPVGKAENNKDILLNKDELVDVAQQLKLFIKRNKNKPAIRIVDPVLYTLVYLKGRKPPKNVLNGCSAGVFQVYIDISGNIKPCPFLNNSVGNIMVQNIEEITNKGIAKKRDRLVGKCGRCVYKYACGGCRARALIYSGNIWGSDPLCPLEI
- a CDS encoding MFS transporter, with translation MSIRDLVNLSKYSKITLLLATIVSLGKSIIDPVYIAFLASRAISKEQIGLLLTIYFVCLSIFDFPTGAIADKWGRKRTYLSGVGMYGSGLVLYGTSTKFELFAISEILLALGSAFMSGSLIAWYYSSLEKHGLTEEAKSIFGLVNASRTICGVLAGLLAYPLVSFDIAYPFLIGGIIMFVATGLGLVVMEENHGNNEGNTSFYRIMKNALRISIHRKNIRYLLLGDAIFSFALIYYIYSWQLLFIDELKIPARMLGILYIIGIFGSLFGNLLSGFLLKKSNNFKVSILSQSLILASYIGFALSQSLLLAILCVFTYNVGFGTYGPAFSIWLNEIIPDDARSSVLSLNSSLASIVAAVGSSFSGFIAASYGIKLGFLILTLPLTFAIMLFYISSR